A region of the Micromonospora sediminicola genome:
TCGACGGCGAGCCCACCGGGCACGCCGAGGAACGGCTCCGGCAGGACGTCCGGCTGCTCCTCGACGAGCTCTGCTGGTGGGGCCTGGCGTTGCGCGACGGTCGCGCGGCCCGCCCGTACGCCTGCTGAGAACACCCACGGAGAGAGGTAGTGATCATGAGTAACCGGAACACCGGCCTGGCCGTCGAGGCCGACGGCCTGGTCCGGTCGTTCGGCTCGACCCGGGCGCTCGACGGACTGGACCTGCGGGTCCCCGCCGGCACCGTGTACGGGATGCTCGGGCCGAACGGCGCGGGCAAGACCACCGCGGTGCGGGTGCTGGCGACGCTGCTGCGCCCCGACGGCGGCACGGCCCGGGTCTTCGGCCACGACGTGGTGACCCAGGCCGACGCGGTCCGCGCCCGGGTGAGCCTGACCGGCCAGTACGCCTCGCTGGACGAGGACCTGACCGGGGCGGAGAACCTGGTCCTGCTGGGCCGGCTGCTCGGGCTGGGCCGGCCGGCCGCGCGGGACCGGGCCGAGGCGTTGTTGGCCGCGTTCGGGCTGACCGAGGCGGCGGCCCGGCAGGTGAAGAAGTACTCCGGCGGGATGCGGCGGCGGATCGACATCGCGGCGAGCATCCTCAACACGCCGGACCTGCTGTTCCTGGACGAGCCGACCACCGGGCTCGACCCGCGCAGCCGCAACCAGGTGTGGGAGATCGTGCGGGCGGTGGTCGCGCACGGCACCACCGTGCTGCTGACCACGCAGTACCTGGACGAGGCGGACCAGCTCGCCGGCCGGATCGCGGTGGTCGACCACGGCAGGGTGATCGCGGAGGGCACCCCGGGCGAGCTGAAGTCGTCGGTCGGCTCGGGCACCGTCCACGTGCGACTGCGCGACGCCGGGCAGCGGTCCCGGGCCGAGCAGGTGCTGCGGACCACGCTGGGCGTGCCGGTGCAGCTCGCGGCGGACCCGGTGGCGCTGACCGCGCGGGTCGGCGAGGACGGCACCGACCTGGAGGCCGGAGAGCAGGCCGCCCGCGCCCTCGGCGAGCTGGCCCGGGCCGGCATCGTCGTCGACGACTTCTCCCTCGGCCAGCCCAGCCTGGACGAGGTGTTCCTGGCCCTGACCGACCACCCGGCCGTCTCGACGGACGAGCGGGACGACGAGCTGGAGGCGGCCCGATGAGCGACACCGCGACGACCACCGCCGGGCGCGCGCCGTCCGTCTACGTGCCCTCCGCCGAGGCGCTGGCGACCGTGCTCGCCCCCGGTGAGCGACCGGCCCGGCCGGGACCGCTCTCCGCGTCGCTGACCTTCGGCTGGCGGGCCATGCTGAAGATCAAACACGTGCCCGAGCAGCTGTTCGACGTCACCGCGTTCCCGATCATCATGGTGCTGATGTTCACGTACCTGTTCGGCGGCGCGCTCGCCGACAGCCCGCGTGCGTACCTCCAGTTCTTCCTGCCCGGCATCATGGTGACCAGCGTCGTGATGATCACCATGTACACCGGGGTGGGCCTGAACAACGACATCGAGAAGGGTGTCTTCGACCGGATCCGCACCCTGCCGGTGTGGCGGCCGGCGGCGCTGGTCGGGATGATCTTCGGTGACGTGCTGCGCTACGTGCTGGCCGCCCTGGTCATCCTCGCCGTGGGCTTGGTGCTCGGCTTCCGTCCGGACGGCGGGGTGCCCGGCGTGCTGGCCGGGATCGGCCTGCTGGTGGTCTTCTCGTTCGCGTTCTCCTGGGTGTGGACGTTCTTCGGCCTGGTGCTGCGCAGCGAGAAGTCGGTGATGGGCGTCAGCATGATGGTGCTGTTCCCGCTGACGTTCCTGAGCAACGTGTTCGTCGACCCGTCCACCATGCCGGGCTGGTTGCAGGCGTTCGTCAAGGTCAACCCGATCACCCACCTGGTCGCCTCGGTGCGCGCCGCGATGGGCGGCTCGATGGACGCCACCAACACGATGTGGCTGCTGCTGTGGAGCGCCGGTTTCGTCGCGGTCTTCGGCTCCCTGACCATGTACCGCTACAACCGCCGCTGACGTCCGCTCCGTCGCCGCCTCGGCCGAACCGCCCGGCCGAGGCGGCGAACGCGGCTCGTCGCACCCCGCGGCTCACACGGGGGTACGGGCTCACCCCGCGCGACGGACACGACCGAATGCCGGCTGACTCCGCCGGCTCGCCCCGTGCAGACGGGCTCGCCGGGCCGAGAGATGGCGCATGCCGGGCTCGTCGCGCGTGGATCCCCCACCCCGCCACCACCACCGGCCGGCAGCGTGATGCAGTTCATCGATCTTGGAGTTGTGGCACCTGCCATATCCGACATAAGTGGGTACTTCGGGAGCCAAAACTCCAAGATCGACGAGCCAGGGCGGGGGCGGGGCCGGGCCAGGAGGCGTCAGAGACGCCAGGAGATCGGGTCGGGCGGTAGGTAGCGGCACGAGGTGCCGGTGGTGATCGAGTCACGCAGGTGGGACGCCAGTGCCGGGTGCCGCTGGTCGATCCGGCGCAGCGAGTCACGGATCCGGCCGGTGACCGCCTTGCGCGCCCGCTCCGCCTGGTCGCCGAGGCGGCGACTGCGCCCGGCCAGCCCGGCGGCGGCCCGCAGTTGGTCGAGCAGGGCGGCGCGCTCGGCGTCCAGGGCGGCCAGCCGCCGCTCGTCGTCGCGCCGGGCGGCCCGGTCGATCTCGTCGTCGAGCCGCCGCAGGTGCTGCCGGTAGCGGGCCTTCGCCTCGTCGTCTAGCACCGGATCGGCGCCGAGCCGACCGGCCGCGACCAGCTCCGGCCCGGCCGCCGGGTCGAGCAGGTCGATCGCGGGCACGTCCACGCCCGGCCGGCCCAGCAGCAGCCGCAGGTCGTGCAGGCCCTTGGCGTCGGGCAGGTGCACCACGACACCCGCCCACGCGAGCCGCCACACCGGCCCGTCCGGGCGGAACTCCGGCCACCCCGGGTCGACTCCGTCCACACCGGAGGGAGTTGTGCCGGTGCCACCGACCCCCGACGTCGGCGTGTCGCGGCCCTGCTCCTCGACCCGCCCGCCCCCGGACAGCTCCGTCGCGGGGAGGGCAGCGCCACCCGGGGGCAACCCCGTCGTCCGGGCGGAGATGTCGCCGAAGGCGTCCGCCGACCCCAGCCGGTCGACCACCTGGGGCATGCCCAGCGCCCGCGCCTCGGCCACCACCGCGGCGCGCAGCCGGGTCGCCTCGGCCGCGTCGCCCGGCCCGCCGCGCCCGGTCAGCGCGGCGACCAGCCCGGCCCGGGCCAGCACCGACCAGGGACGCGCGCCGAGCCGGTCGGCGGCGTCGCGGGCCGCCGCGTAGCCGGTCACCGCGTCGTCCCACCTGGCCTGCGCGGCGTCCACGCCGGCCAGCCACAGGTCGACCGGGCCGGCCACGTCGCAGCCGAACAGCGCGACCATCCACCGGCCCCGGTGCGGGGCCAGGGCCGCCCGCACCTCGGCGCAGCGACCCGGCTCGCCGTCGACCGCCGCCGCCTGCGCGCGCAGGCGCAGCCACACCGGCGACACGGGCCGGGGGTACGTGGTGCCGGCGGCCTCGATCTCGGCGGTGAGCCGGAGCGCCGTGGCGGTGTCGCCGCGTTCGGCGGCGGTGATCCCGCGCAGCAGCTCTACCTGCGGGTGACCCGCGCCGGCCTGGTCGAGCAGGGCCTCGGCCTCGGCGAGACGCCCGCGCAGGAGCAGCAGGGTCCAGCGCAGGTGGTGTGCCATGAAGGCGTGGTCGGAGTGTTCCCACTCGCCGTAGCCCTCCATCTCGGCGTAGCACGACTCCGCGCCGGCGAAGTCGCCCCGCAGGGCGGCGATGATGCCGCTGTCGACGGTCGCCGCCATCCGCTGGCGGGCCACGTCGCCCTCGCGGCAGCCGGCCACGAACGCGGTCAGCTCGTGCCGGTAGCCCGGGTCGCCCAGCTCCAGCAACGCGACCCAGCGCAGCGAGGTGGCCCACAACTCGGTGTCCCGGTCGCCGGTGCGGCGCGCCACCTCCCGGATCTCGGCGGTGACCACGGCCCGTTCCTCGGCGCTGCCGAGCCCCCAGGTGGTGTCGTGCCGGGCCCACAGGCTGAACGTGAGCGCCTCGTCGTCGCGGCCGTGCCGGGCGAGCGTCTCGGTGGCGGTGATGAGGTCGGTGACCAGGGCTCCGGTGGACCGGTCCGGCTCCGGTTCGCCGATCAACCGCCCGTACGCCTCGCGGACCAGCGCGGCGGCGTCGAGCCGGCGGCGGGTGGCCGAGTGCTGCCCGTGGGCGGTCAGCGCCACCCGGGCCAGCACGGCCGGCTCGTCCAGCCCTCGGGCCAGCGTGGCGGCGTCGACCAGCAGCCGTTCGACCTCCTCCGGCGCGCCGGCGTGGTGCAGCAGCCCGGCCAGTTCGAGCAGCACCCGCACCCGGCGCGCGGGCTCGTCGGTGCGGTCGAGCGCACGCCGGAAGTGCCGCACCGACTCCTCCACGGCCAGCCGGCCGCTCGCGTCGCGGGCGGCGGCCAGCAGCAGGTCACCGGCGCGTGCCGGGTCCAGCTCGGCCCCGGCGAGCCAGGCGTGCCGGGCCAGGTCGGCCGGGATGAGCCGGTCGGTCACCGCGGCGGACCGGTCGACGGCCCGGACCACGGCGGCGTGCCGGGCCTGCCGCTCGTCCTCGGCGAGGCCGTCGTAGAGCGTCTCGCGGACCAGGTCGTGCACGAACGCGAACCGACCGCCGCCCCGGGCCAGCACCAGGCGGGCGGCGGCGGCCCGGTCGAGCAGCCGGTCGACCTGGGCGGCCGGGGCGGGCACGCAGGCGGCGAGGACCTGACGGTGGAACTCGCGACCGAGCACGGCCGCCACGGTGAGCGCCTCGACCACCGGCGCGGGCAGTTGGTCGAGGCGGCGACGCACCGCCTCCCGGACGCCGGGGGCGATGGTGTCGGCCAGCCCGTCGGTGTGCCAGAGCCGGGCGGTCTGCTCGACGAAGAACGGGTTGCCGCCGGTGCGCCGGTGCACCTCGTCGACGAGGTCGGCGTCGGGCTCGCGACCGGCGGTGCGGGTGATCAGGGCGGCCACCTCGTCCCGCCCGAGGCCGGTGAGCGTGATCGTGGTGGCCTTCGCGGTCAGCGGCAGCAGCAGTGGCCGCAGCGGGTGGTCGCCGGCTTCGACCTCGGCGTCGCGGTAGGTGCCGATCAGCAGCAGCCGCTCGAACCAGGTGTGCTGGGTGGCGAACTGGAGCAGCCGCAGCGAGGCCGGGTCGGCCCAGTGGAGGTCGTCGAGGACCACCACGACCGGCCGGTGCTGGGCCACCGCGACCAGGGCGGTGGTCACCGCGTCGTGCTTGTCGAACTCGGCCCGACCGCCGTCGTCGGCCGGCCCGCCTAGACCGGCGCCGTGGTCGCTCCCTCCGGCACGGTCAGCCGGCACGGCGGCGCGATCGCCGAGCAGGGCCACCAGGCCGACGTCGGCTGCCTCGCGGGCACCGGAGTCGTCGTCGCCGGCCCGGGCCAGCCGGCGCAGCACCTGGACCCAGGGCCAGTGGTCGGGGGCGGTGTCGGAGTCCCAGCAGGCGGCGCCCAGCACCAGCGCGCCGCGCCGACGGGCCTCGTCGGCGGCGGCCGAGACCAGCGCCGTCTTGCCGATGCCCGGCTCGCCGGTCACCAGGACGAGGCCCCCATGACTGTCGATCACGCGGGCCACTTCGGCACGCAGCAGCCCGGCCGGGTGCTCCCGCCCGATGATCTCCTCGCCGAACCGCGACTCCATGACCTCCCGACGCTAGTCGACCGGTCCGACATCCGACGCGGGCGACATGGCCGCTTCGATTCCCGTACGGCGGGGCGAGGCTCCGCGATCGGCCCCGATCGCCGACGCGGGGCGGGCCGGTCGCGGTCCGGGCCATCGGCGACCGGACGCGAGGGGGCAGATGTGGTTCCCCTGTTGCCCTACGATCGCGAGAGGTCGTCGTACGGGGAGCGTGGGTCAGGTGCCAGTCGAGCCGTCTGGAATGGACGAGATGCTCACCGAAACCCTGCGTGCGCTGGCCGCTCACCAGTCCGTCGACGGAGGATCTGGCGCGCCGCTGCCGGAGGGGGCCGGCGAGGCGGCCGATGGCCTGGTCCGGGTGCGCACCGCGCCGCCGGGCCGGGTGACCGCGATGGAGGTCGATCCACGCCTGCTCCGGCTCGATCTCACGACGCTGATCGCGCACATCATGGCCGCGGTCAACGACGCGATGGCCGACCTCCAGCGGACCGTCACCACGACCGCCGGGCCGGTCGACCTCGCGGGGCTGAGCGAGCAGTTGACAACCATCCAGCAGGACGCCGCCCGGCAGTTCACGTCCTTCCTCGACGGACTCGCCTACGCGCAGGAGCGGCTGAGCCGCCGGGGCGGGTAGGCCGGTCATGCAGATCGATCCGGACGGGCTGGCCGCCGCGGGCGCCTCCATGCGGTCGGCCGCCGACGACTTCTCCCGGCGCCTGGCCGCCTTTCAGGTCCGGCTGGCCGGCATCGGCGGAATCTTCGGCGACGACGAGACGGGCTCGCTGCTCGCCATGGCCTACGAGGAGGCCTCCGGCTTCGTCTTCGAGGCACTGGCCGAGGCCGCCGACGAGGTCGGTCTCGCGGGCGACGACCTCACCGCCATGGCGCGCTCGCACGAGGCGAACGAGGCCGACACCAGCGAGTTGTTCCACGCCCTTGCCCGTCGGCTCAGGGGTTGATGGCATGGGTCTCCAGATTCCCGGCGAGCTGCGCAGCCTGCTCGACATTCTCGGCTACGACTGGCCGGCCTCGGACGAGCAGAAGCTGTTCGAGCTGGGTCGGGCGTGGGTCGAGTTCAGCGACGAGGTGAACGCGTTCGTCGACTCGGCGGTAAGCGCCGCCACCAACGCGCTGACCGGCAACGAGGGCGGCGACATCGAGGCCTTCCAGACCTGGTGGGACGGGGCGGAGAGCCCGGCCGCGAGCCTGGCCAGCAACGCCACCGGCGCGGTGGTCGGGGGTGCCGGGCTGATCGTCTGCGCGGCCATCGTGCTGGCCCTGAAGATCGCGGTCATCGTGCAGCTTGCCGTCCTGGCGATCGAGATCGCGCAGGCCGTCGCTACCGCCGGCCCGACCTTCGGCGCGTCGCTGCTCGAGATCCCGGTCTTTCAGGCGCTGGCCCGCACCATCGTCGGCAACCTCATGCAGGAGGCGGTCTGGCGGTTGATCGATGGTTAGAAATCGCACCGGCAAGCTCGCCGCGAAGTTCGCCCGGGAGTGGGTCCGCGACGTCAAGAAGGTCAAGCGCCGTCGGCGCGGCAGTCCCGACGCCCCGCCCACGCGCCACGCCTCCCCGGCCCGGCAGGCCTCCTACCGGGCCCGACAGGAGGCCGATGCGCAGCAGCGCGCCGGGCGGACGAACGGCACCGCGGAGGCGGTCACGACGGCCGACGGCCGGCACACCGCGGTGTCGGTGAGTGACGGTCCGGACAAGATCTATCCTCACCACCGCGAAGTGGCCCGGGCCCTCGACAGCGTCCCCCAGAACCTCCGCGCGCCGTGGCACGGCAACTGCGCGCTGCCGCAGTCGTTGTCGAAGCTGCTCGACCGCGGTGTCGACCCACGCGGCGGCGCCATCGGCGCGGCGCGTATCCGCGCCCCCGGCAACCCCGGGCACGGCGCGC
Encoded here:
- a CDS encoding ATP-binding cassette domain-containing protein — encoded protein: MSNRNTGLAVEADGLVRSFGSTRALDGLDLRVPAGTVYGMLGPNGAGKTTAVRVLATLLRPDGGTARVFGHDVVTQADAVRARVSLTGQYASLDEDLTGAENLVLLGRLLGLGRPAARDRAEALLAAFGLTEAAARQVKKYSGGMRRRIDIAASILNTPDLLFLDEPTTGLDPRSRNQVWEIVRAVVAHGTTVLLTTQYLDEADQLAGRIAVVDHGRVIAEGTPGELKSSVGSGTVHVRLRDAGQRSRAEQVLRTTLGVPVQLAADPVALTARVGEDGTDLEAGEQAARALGELARAGIVVDDFSLGQPSLDEVFLALTDHPAVSTDERDDELEAAR
- a CDS encoding ABC transporter permease, giving the protein MSDTATTTAGRAPSVYVPSAEALATVLAPGERPARPGPLSASLTFGWRAMLKIKHVPEQLFDVTAFPIIMVLMFTYLFGGALADSPRAYLQFFLPGIMVTSVVMITMYTGVGLNNDIEKGVFDRIRTLPVWRPAALVGMIFGDVLRYVLAALVILAVGLVLGFRPDGGVPGVLAGIGLLVVFSFAFSWVWTFFGLVLRSEKSVMGVSMMVLFPLTFLSNVFVDPSTMPGWLQAFVKVNPITHLVASVRAAMGGSMDATNTMWLLLWSAGFVAVFGSLTMYRYNRR
- a CDS encoding ATP-binding protein, which produces MESRFGEEIIGREHPAGLLRAEVARVIDSHGGLVLVTGEPGIGKTALVSAAADEARRRGALVLGAACWDSDTAPDHWPWVQVLRRLARAGDDDSGAREAADVGLVALLGDRAAVPADRAGGSDHGAGLGGPADDGGRAEFDKHDAVTTALVAVAQHRPVVVVLDDLHWADPASLRLLQFATQHTWFERLLLIGTYRDAEVEAGDHPLRPLLLPLTAKATTITLTGLGRDEVAALITRTAGREPDADLVDEVHRRTGGNPFFVEQTARLWHTDGLADTIAPGVREAVRRRLDQLPAPVVEALTVAAVLGREFHRQVLAACVPAPAAQVDRLLDRAAAARLVLARGGGRFAFVHDLVRETLYDGLAEDERQARHAAVVRAVDRSAAVTDRLIPADLARHAWLAGAELDPARAGDLLLAAARDASGRLAVEESVRHFRRALDRTDEPARRVRVLLELAGLLHHAGAPEEVERLLVDAATLARGLDEPAVLARVALTAHGQHSATRRRLDAAALVREAYGRLIGEPEPDRSTGALVTDLITATETLARHGRDDEALTFSLWARHDTTWGLGSAEERAVVTAEIREVARRTGDRDTELWATSLRWVALLELGDPGYRHELTAFVAGCREGDVARQRMAATVDSGIIAALRGDFAGAESCYAEMEGYGEWEHSDHAFMAHHLRWTLLLLRGRLAEAEALLDQAGAGHPQVELLRGITAAERGDTATALRLTAEIEAAGTTYPRPVSPVWLRLRAQAAAVDGEPGRCAEVRAALAPHRGRWMVALFGCDVAGPVDLWLAGVDAAQARWDDAVTGYAAARDAADRLGARPWSVLARAGLVAALTGRGGPGDAAEATRLRAAVVAEARALGMPQVVDRLGSADAFGDISARTTGLPPGGAALPATELSGGGRVEEQGRDTPTSGVGGTGTTPSGVDGVDPGWPEFRPDGPVWRLAWAGVVVHLPDAKGLHDLRLLLGRPGVDVPAIDLLDPAAGPELVAAGRLGADPVLDDEAKARYRQHLRRLDDEIDRAARRDDERRLAALDAERAALLDQLRAAAGLAGRSRRLGDQAERARKAVTGRIRDSLRRIDQRHPALASHLRDSITTGTSCRYLPPDPISWRL
- a CDS encoding YbaB/EbfC family nucleoid-associated protein — translated: MLTETLRALAAHQSVDGGSGAPLPEGAGEAADGLVRVRTAPPGRVTAMEVDPRLLRLDLTTLIAHIMAAVNDAMADLQRTVTTTAGPVDLAGLSEQLTTIQQDAARQFTSFLDGLAYAQERLSRRGG
- a CDS encoding WXG100-like domain-containing protein gives rise to the protein MGLQIPGELRSLLDILGYDWPASDEQKLFELGRAWVEFSDEVNAFVDSAVSAATNALTGNEGGDIEAFQTWWDGAESPAASLASNATGAVVGGAGLIVCAAIVLALKIAVIVQLAVLAIEIAQAVATAGPTFGASLLEIPVFQALARTIVGNLMQEAVWRLIDG